A genomic region of Miscanthus floridulus cultivar M001 chromosome 3, ASM1932011v1, whole genome shotgun sequence contains the following coding sequences:
- the LOC136547248 gene encoding cyclin-D2-2-like, giving the protein MGIVCLGASSTLLCEEDRSNALGLVGCCDQLVEVGSGLDGLDSAAGAVFPVDTVTDEAVSALVEKEMDHQPQEGYAERLERGGLESSWRRDAMDWICKVHSYYSFAPLSLYLAVNYLDRFLSLYDLPHDNPWMQQLLSVACLSLAVKMEETVVPLPVDLQVCDVKFEFEGKTIGRMEGLVMKTLKWRMQAVTPFTFISYFLDKFSDGKPPSFALASRCSEIIIGTLKGSAFLSFRPSEIAAASALATVSENQIVGFASVLSVSEVPVNKEMIARCYELLQEQALVKKRRHINGSPSVPESPIGVLDATCFSFRSEDATLGSSQSNNISSSNNNNQASKRRRLSMSPI; this is encoded by the exons ATGGGAATCGTCTGCCTCGGTGCTTCCTCCACGCTGCTCTGCGAGGAGGACAGGAGCAACGCACTCGGCCTCGTCGGCTGCTGCGACCAGCTGGTGGAGGTGGGGAGCGGCCTTGATGGCTTGGActccgccgccggcgccgtgTTCCCCGTGGACACCGTCACCGATGAGGCCGTGTCGGCGTTGGTGGAGAAGGAGATGGACCACCAACCTCAAGAGGGCTATGCGGAGAGGCTGGAGCGCGGCGGTTTGGAGTCCTCTTGGAGGAGAGACGCCATGGATTGGATTTGCAAg GTCCATTCATACTACAGCTTTGCACCACTCAGTCTTTACCTTGCTGTGAATTACCTGGATAGATTCCTCTCCTTGTATGATCTCCCA CATGATAACCCTTGGATGCAACAGTTGTTGTCAGTTGCTTGCCTATCTCTTGCTGTCAAGATGGAGGAGACCGTGGTCCCTCTTCCTGTGGACCTTCAG GTCTGCGATGTGAAATTTGAGTTTGAAGGAAAGACTATTGGGAGGATGGAGGGTCTTGTGATGAAAACCCTGAAATGGAGAATGCAGGCTGTGACCCCGTTCACTTTCATCAGCTACTTCCTGGACAAGTTCAGTGATGGGAAGCCACCGAGTTTTGCACTAGCCTCACGGTGCTCTGAGATCATAATTGGCACGCTCAAAG GCTCTGCATTCTTGTCATTCAGACCATCTGAGATTGCTGCGGCCTCGGCCCTAGCAACGGTTTCTGAGAATCAGATTGTTGGCTTTGCGAGTGTTCTTTCAGTATCTGAAGTCCCTGTAAATAAG GAGATGATTGCTAGATGCTATGAGCTGTTGCAAGAGCAGGCGCTGGTGAAGAAGAGAAGGCACATCAATGGAAGCCCTTCAGTGCCAGAAAGCCCGATTGGCGTGCTGGATGCAACATGCTTCAGCTTTAGGAGTGAAGATGCAACACTAGGATCATCACAATCAAACAACATCAGTAGTAGTAACAACAACAATCAAGCTTCCAAGAGGAGAAGACTAAGCATGTCACCAATCTGA
- the LOC136547249 gene encoding pentatricopeptide repeat-containing protein At4g28010-like isoform X2, which produces MRKRLEPRLVWALDTASASPAHLPPPSPSSSPKPPRPAAPFLAVLFRRGRADAAALLNRHLRGAPVPEARSLLSALPDVRDAVSYNTVLAALCRQRVGGGDHLHQALSLLADMSQEAHPDARPNAVSYTTVMRGLCASRRTGEAVALLRSMQAVGVCADVVTYGTLIRGLCDAAELDAALELLAEMCGSGVQPNVVVYSCLLRGYCRSGRWRDVGKVFEEMSRRGIEPDVIMFTGLIDDLCKEGRTGKAAKVKDMMVQRGLEPNVVTYNVLINSLCKEGSVREALALRKEMDDKGVAPDVVTYNTLIAGLSGVLEMDEAMGLLEEMIQGDTVVEPDVVTFNSIIHGLCKIGRMRQAVKVREMMAERGCMCNLVTFNYLIGGFLRVHKVKMAMNLMDELASSGLEPDSFTYSILINGFSKMWEVDRAEMFLRTMRQHGIKAELFHYIPLLAAMCQQGMMELAMVLFNEMDKNCRLDAVAYSTMIHGACKSGDTKMVKQLIKDMLVEGLAPDAVTYSMLINMYAKLGDLEEAERVLKQMTASGFVPDVAVFDSLIKGYSAEGQINKVLKLIHEMRAKNVALDPKIISTIIRLPEQTPLLWSATTASIPHSHGPSILQSAPPSLTPVHHYHVALTSRALTSIDSRRTETSSKILSSSVSFKHCNKQQSGVEEQLQTAAPASPR; this is translated from the exons ATGAGGAAGCGCCTGGAGCCCCGTCTCGTCTGGGCGCTGGAcaccgcctccgcctcgcccgcCCACCTGCCGCCCCCATCGCCCTCCTCGTCCCCGAAGCCGCCCCGCCCCGCGGCACCGTTCCTCGCCGTGCTTTTCCGCCGGGGCCGCGCGGACGCCGCGGCGCTCCTCAACCGCCACCTCCGCGGGGCGCCCGTCCCGGAGGCCCGCTCCCTCCTCTCCGCGCTCCCGGACGTCCGCGACGCCGTCTCCTACAACACCGTCCTCGCCGCGCTCTGCCGCCAGCGCGTGGGCGGTGGCGACCACCTGCACCAGGCGCTCTCCCTCCTCGCCGACATGTCGCAGGAGGCGCACCCGGACGCCCGCCCCAACGCCGTGTCCTACACCACGGTCATGCGGGGGCTCTGCGCGTCGCGCCGCACGGGGGAGGCCGTCGCGTTGCTCCGCTCCATGCAGGCCGTCGGCGTCTGCGCCGACGTCGTCACGTACGGCACGCTCATCCGTGGGCTCTGCGACGCCGCGGAGCTCGACGCGGCGTTGGAGCTGCTGGCTGAGATGTGCGGGAGTGGTGTTCAGCCCAACGTGGTCGTGTACAGCTGCTTGCTTCGTGGGTACTGCAGGTCCGGCAGGTGGCGGGATGTAGGCAAGGTGTTTGAAGAAATGTCCCGCCGGGGGATCGAACCGGATGTGATCATGTTCACTGGTTTAATCGATGACTTGTGTAAAGAGGGAAGGACGGGTAAGGCTGCAAAGGTGAAGGACATGATGGTGCAGCGGGGGCTGGAGCCAAATGTAGTGACATACAATGTGCTCATCAATTCCCTGTGCAAGGAAGGATCGGTAAGGGAGGCGCTTGCATTGAGGAAGGAGATGGATGACAAGGGTGTGGCACCGGATGTTGTGACATACAATACCCTGATCGCAGGGCTTTCTGGTGTGCTTGAGATGGATGAGGCAATGGGTTTGCTTGAGGAGATGATTCAGGGAGATACTGTAGTTGAGCCTGATGTGGTGACTTTCAACTCAATTATACATGGACTATGTAAGATCGGTCGGATGAGACAAGCAGTCAAAGTCCGTGAGATGATGGCCGAGAGGGGGTGTATGTGTAACTTGGTGACTTTCAATTATCTGATTGGTGGATTCCTTAGGGTTCACAAGGTTAAGATGGCTATGAACTTAATGGATGAGCTGGCTAGTTCTGGATTGGAACCTGATTCATTCACCTATAGCATATTGATAAATGGCTTCAGCAAGATGTGGGAAGTTGACCGTGCGGAAATGTTCTTGCGTACAATGAGGCAACATGGGATAAAAGCTGAGCTATTTCACTATATTCCTTTGCTTGCAGCTATGTGTCAACAGGGAATGATGGAGCTAGCTATGGTTCTGTTCAATGAAATGGATAAGAACTGCAGGCTCGATGCTGTCGCATATAGCACAATGATCCATGGCGCTTGCAAATCAGGGGATACGAAAATGGTTAAACAGTTGATTAAGGATATGCTTGTTGAGGGTCTGGCTCCTGATGCCGTGACATATTCAATGCTAATCAACATGTATGCAAAATTAGGAGACCTAGAAGAAGCTGAGAGGGTGCTTAAACAGATGACTGCAAGTGGCTTTGTGCCTGATGTTGCTGTATTTGATTCACTGATCAAAGGCTATAGTGCTGAAGGCCAGATAAACAAGGTTCTGAAATTGATACATGAAATGAGAGCCAAGAATGTAGctcttgatccaaaaattatCTCGACCATTATCCGCCTTCCTGAACAGACGCCGCTACTCTGGTCTGCAACCACCGCCTCGATCCCTCACAGCCATGGGCCATCAATATTGCAATCAGCTCCACCATCCCTCACTCCCGTCCACCACTATCATGTAGCCTTGACCAGTCGTGCCCT GACATCAATTGACTCAAGGAGAACAGAGACGTCCTCCAAAATTCT ctccagctctgTCTCCTTCAAGCATTGTAACAA GCAACAGAGTGGAGTTGAGGAGCAACTGCAAACAGCCGCTCCGGCTAGTCCTCGTTAA
- the LOC136547249 gene encoding pentatricopeptide repeat-containing protein At4g28010-like isoform X1, whose amino-acid sequence MRKRLEPRLVWALDTASASPAHLPPPSPSSSPKPPRPAAPFLAVLFRRGRADAAALLNRHLRGAPVPEARSLLSALPDVRDAVSYNTVLAALCRQRVGGGDHLHQALSLLADMSQEAHPDARPNAVSYTTVMRGLCASRRTGEAVALLRSMQAVGVCADVVTYGTLIRGLCDAAELDAALELLAEMCGSGVQPNVVVYSCLLRGYCRSGRWRDVGKVFEEMSRRGIEPDVIMFTGLIDDLCKEGRTGKAAKVKDMMVQRGLEPNVVTYNVLINSLCKEGSVREALALRKEMDDKGVAPDVVTYNTLIAGLSGVLEMDEAMGLLEEMIQGDTVVEPDVVTFNSIIHGLCKIGRMRQAVKVREMMAERGCMCNLVTFNYLIGGFLRVHKVKMAMNLMDELASSGLEPDSFTYSILINGFSKMWEVDRAEMFLRTMRQHGIKAELFHYIPLLAAMCQQGMMELAMVLFNEMDKNCRLDAVAYSTMIHGACKSGDTKMVKQLIKDMLVEGLAPDAVTYSMLINMYAKLGDLEEAERVLKQMTASGFVPDVAVFDSLIKGYSAEGQINKVLKLIHEMRAKNVALDPKIISTIIRLPEQTPLLWSATTASIPHSHGPSILQSAPPSLTPVHHYHVALTSRALTSIDSRRTETSSKILWYALFRVPLQRKTTSNWYKLQFLRKGKSYSSILPW is encoded by the exons ATGAGGAAGCGCCTGGAGCCCCGTCTCGTCTGGGCGCTGGAcaccgcctccgcctcgcccgcCCACCTGCCGCCCCCATCGCCCTCCTCGTCCCCGAAGCCGCCCCGCCCCGCGGCACCGTTCCTCGCCGTGCTTTTCCGCCGGGGCCGCGCGGACGCCGCGGCGCTCCTCAACCGCCACCTCCGCGGGGCGCCCGTCCCGGAGGCCCGCTCCCTCCTCTCCGCGCTCCCGGACGTCCGCGACGCCGTCTCCTACAACACCGTCCTCGCCGCGCTCTGCCGCCAGCGCGTGGGCGGTGGCGACCACCTGCACCAGGCGCTCTCCCTCCTCGCCGACATGTCGCAGGAGGCGCACCCGGACGCCCGCCCCAACGCCGTGTCCTACACCACGGTCATGCGGGGGCTCTGCGCGTCGCGCCGCACGGGGGAGGCCGTCGCGTTGCTCCGCTCCATGCAGGCCGTCGGCGTCTGCGCCGACGTCGTCACGTACGGCACGCTCATCCGTGGGCTCTGCGACGCCGCGGAGCTCGACGCGGCGTTGGAGCTGCTGGCTGAGATGTGCGGGAGTGGTGTTCAGCCCAACGTGGTCGTGTACAGCTGCTTGCTTCGTGGGTACTGCAGGTCCGGCAGGTGGCGGGATGTAGGCAAGGTGTTTGAAGAAATGTCCCGCCGGGGGATCGAACCGGATGTGATCATGTTCACTGGTTTAATCGATGACTTGTGTAAAGAGGGAAGGACGGGTAAGGCTGCAAAGGTGAAGGACATGATGGTGCAGCGGGGGCTGGAGCCAAATGTAGTGACATACAATGTGCTCATCAATTCCCTGTGCAAGGAAGGATCGGTAAGGGAGGCGCTTGCATTGAGGAAGGAGATGGATGACAAGGGTGTGGCACCGGATGTTGTGACATACAATACCCTGATCGCAGGGCTTTCTGGTGTGCTTGAGATGGATGAGGCAATGGGTTTGCTTGAGGAGATGATTCAGGGAGATACTGTAGTTGAGCCTGATGTGGTGACTTTCAACTCAATTATACATGGACTATGTAAGATCGGTCGGATGAGACAAGCAGTCAAAGTCCGTGAGATGATGGCCGAGAGGGGGTGTATGTGTAACTTGGTGACTTTCAATTATCTGATTGGTGGATTCCTTAGGGTTCACAAGGTTAAGATGGCTATGAACTTAATGGATGAGCTGGCTAGTTCTGGATTGGAACCTGATTCATTCACCTATAGCATATTGATAAATGGCTTCAGCAAGATGTGGGAAGTTGACCGTGCGGAAATGTTCTTGCGTACAATGAGGCAACATGGGATAAAAGCTGAGCTATTTCACTATATTCCTTTGCTTGCAGCTATGTGTCAACAGGGAATGATGGAGCTAGCTATGGTTCTGTTCAATGAAATGGATAAGAACTGCAGGCTCGATGCTGTCGCATATAGCACAATGATCCATGGCGCTTGCAAATCAGGGGATACGAAAATGGTTAAACAGTTGATTAAGGATATGCTTGTTGAGGGTCTGGCTCCTGATGCCGTGACATATTCAATGCTAATCAACATGTATGCAAAATTAGGAGACCTAGAAGAAGCTGAGAGGGTGCTTAAACAGATGACTGCAAGTGGCTTTGTGCCTGATGTTGCTGTATTTGATTCACTGATCAAAGGCTATAGTGCTGAAGGCCAGATAAACAAGGTTCTGAAATTGATACATGAAATGAGAGCCAAGAATGTAGctcttgatccaaaaattatCTCGACCATTATCCGCCTTCCTGAACAGACGCCGCTACTCTGGTCTGCAACCACCGCCTCGATCCCTCACAGCCATGGGCCATCAATATTGCAATCAGCTCCACCATCCCTCACTCCCGTCCACCACTATCATGTAGCCTTGACCAGTCGTGCCCT GACATCAATTGACTCAAGGAGAACAGAGACGTCCTCCAAAATTCT TTGGTATGCGTTGTTCAGGGTCCCACTTCAACGAAAAACAACCAGCAACTGGTATAAGCTGCAGTTTTTGAGGAAAGGTAAAAGCTACAGTTCCATACTTCCATGGTAA